A window of Neorhizobium galegae bv. orientalis str. HAMBI 540 genomic DNA:
CCGGCAAGGCATAGGAGCGTACCATGCGGGCAAGGCCCGTCAGGTTTTCGGTCAGCACCGGATTGCGCTTGTGCGGCATCGCCGACGAGCCTTTCTGGCCCGGCGAGAAAAACTCTTCCGCTTCGAGCACTTCGGTGCGCTGCAGGTGGCGGACTTCGATCGACAGCCGTTCGATCGATGAGGCGATGACGCCTAATATCGCGAAATACATGGCGTGACGGTCGCGCGGAATGACTTGGGTCGAGACCGGTTCCGGCTTTAGGCCCATGGCGGCAGCGACATGTTCCTCGACGCGCGGATCGATATTGGCAAACGTGCCGACGGCGCCGGAAATCGCGCAGGTGGCGATCTCGTCGCGGGCTTCGAGCAGGCGCGTCTTGTTGCGGTCGAATTCCGCATAGGCTTGGGCGAGCTTGACGCCGAACGTCGTCGGCTCCGCGTGGATGCCATGGCTGCGGCCGATCGTGACCGTGTCCTTGTGCTCGAAGGCGCGACGCTTCAGCGCTTCGAGCAACTTGTCGATATCGGCAAGCAGCAGGTCCGTGGCGCGCACCAGCTGCACGCTGAAGCAGGTGTCGAGCACGTCGGAAGACGTCATCCCCTGGTGGATGAAGCGACTGTCCGGACCGACGAATTCGGCAAGATGGGTCAGGAAGGCGATGACGTCATGCTTGGTGACGGCCTCGATCTCGTCGATGCGCGCGACATCGAATGTGGCGCTGCCGCCCTTTTCCCAGATCGTCTCCGCTGCCGATTTCGGGATCACCCCGATCGCCGCAAGCGCATCGCAGGCATGCGCCTCGATCTCGAACCAGATGCGGAACTTGGTTTCGGGCGACCAGATGGCCACCATATCGGGCCGCGAGTAACGGGAGATCATGGGTTTGTCGTTTCCTTCACGAGTGTCGGCTGCGCTGTAGCAAGAAGCGCGGCGAAGCTCAAGTTTTTGAGAACGATCAAACGAGATCAGGGCGTCGTCTTGACCGGAACGGCGATCCAGCGTCCGTTCTGACCCTCGAAACCGGCGCTGAGGACCATGACCAACGCGACTTCGACCGGAGCACCTTCGAGCGATGAGCCGGTGACGACGCCGGCGAGCCGGTACCCGGTGACGCAGCCGCGTGAGGCGGGAATGCGCTGGTCTTCGTGGACCATGTCATCGACCGGTTTTCCGTTCCGTTCGGTGAAGCGCAGGCGCAGCGAGACCGTCTTTTCGACTATGCCCTCGCATTGCGGATCGAGAGGCTGGGGGACCTCCTCGAGAACAAGCGTATTGGCTTCTCCGACAGGAGGCAGGGCCGGCACGCTGCGATAGCGGAGCTGATGCGGGTCGGTGCCGATCTCGGTGATCGGATTGAAGGCGACGAGTTCACCCGGATGATTGGCAAGCTCGTGAGTTTCGACCATCACATCTGCGTCATTGTGGACCTGCCAGCGGGCCTTGGCGATCGTCGCCCCGTCTTCTTCCAGCCGGACCCGGAACGGCGTACCCGGCAGGTAGGTATCCTTGTTGAGGTCGAGCGCGAAGATATTGGCATAGGGAAAACCGGATCCGTCCTGGATACCGTATTCCTCGAAGGCGAAAACGGCGCCGTCGGAAGAAAAGCCGATCGGGCGGACGCTCGCGATATCGGCAGCCGATGTGGAACCGGCGAACATTATCGCCGCAAATGCCGGAACCGAAGATCGCAAGCCTGACATCATCTGCGTCCGTCCTCCGCCGCAGCTTTCAGCCGCGCGATATTCTCACGATAGGCCGCGATTCCATCGCCTTTGTAAACCGCAGATCCTGCAACAAAGACATTGGCGCCCGCAGCGGTTGCCGCGCCGATCGTCTCGGCGGTAATGCCGCCGTCGACTTCTAGCTCGATCGGCCGGCCGCCGACCATCGTCCTGGCGGCGCGGATCTTGTCGACCATCGCTGGGATGAATTTTTGGCCCCCGAAGCCGGGATTGACGCTCATGATCAGGATCAGGTCGATGTCGTCGAGAACGTTCTCGATCGCCGAGAGCGGGGTTGCCGGGTTGAGCGTGACGCCGACCTTCTTGCCGAGCGAGCGGATCGTCTGAAGCGAGCGGTGCAGGTGCGGCCCGGCTTCAGCATGGACAGTGATGCCGTCGCATCCGGCCTTGGCAAAGGCTTCGAGGTAAGGATCGGCGGGTGAGATCATCAGGTGGCAGTCGAAGAAGGCGGTCGTATACGGCCTCAGCGACTTGATCACATCAGGTCCGAACGAGATGTTCGGCACGAAATGCCCGTCCATCACGTCGAGATGGACCCATTCGGCTCCCGCTTCGACGGCATCGCAAACTTCCTGGCCGAGCTTCGAAAAATCGGCAGCGAGAATGGACGGGGCGATGCGGATCGGCAGGCGCGGGGCCAGGGTCATGGGTCGAAAATCTCCGGTTGTCGGCTGTCCCTCTAACATCGCGACGTCACGGGAACAACGTCACTCGGTCGCCGGACGCGACAGGGTGAACGTCGATCCACGCCATTCGAGCAGGCGGAACGGATTATCCTTCAGTTCATGACCGCGATCGAAGGCAATCGGGCCGATCACCGTATTGAAGGAACGGCTGCCGATCGTCTGCGCCAAAGGTTGGCCGGCCGCCGCAGTCACCGCCTGGTGAACCAGCTCGGTCGCGGCATAAGCGGGCAACATGTAGCCGGTCGCGTCGATATTTTTTGCGCGCAGGGCTGCGACGGCTGCCGCCGCGGAGGGCAGGGCGGCATAATCCGGAAGGGCAACGGCTAAAACGCCGTCGCGCAGCGGCACCGGACGGTTGGCTGCACGCAAGTTATCGCCGCCAAGCAGGGTGAGCGGAATGTTCTCCGAAGCGCCGTCGCGAGCAATGATCGCCATGTCGTTGCGGTCGCCGCCGACGAACACATGGCTTGCGCCCGCCTTGGCGAGACGACGCACCAGCGCCACCTGCTGCTCCTGACCAGGCCGGAAGGTGTCGGTGAAGATCGGCGTGATGCCCATCGGTTCGAGACGCTGGCGGATGGCGCTCGCAAGCTCGCGGCCGTAGATCGTGCCGTCCTCGACCAGCGCGATCGGCTCTGCCTTCCAGATGCTGAGAATGGTTTCCGACAGTTTCTCCGCCTCGTCGCCTTCGGCCGGTGCCATGCGGAAGAAAGGCCAGCCATTGCGCAGCGTGTCTTCCATCAGGATCTTCGAGCGGACAGAGATGGTAATGGCCGGGATCTGGGCCGCCTTCAGCAGCGGCAATGCGGTGGAAAGCGTTTCGACGCAGAGGAAGCCGATGGCGGCAGGCACTTTTGCGTCGGTGAGGTTTTTGGCAGCGGCAGCACCACCGTTCTCATCGCAACTTTCATCGATCTCGACAACGGTATCGCCGGCCGCATCCGCTGCGGCGCGCGCGCCTTGGAAGACCTGGGCGCCGAGCGGTGCGTATGGACCGGAGCGTGGCGCCACGACGCCGATCATTGCCGCCGATGCCGATCCGCATCCGAGAAACGAAGCCAGCAGTCCGGCGATGATGAAACGTCGTGCTGTCATGTTTTCCCTGGGATTCTTCTTCGAAGTGACATTTAGCCTTCTGGTCGCAGCCGTCAAAGAGAATCGGCTTTTGCAAGTAAAAAGCCGCAAGTCCGGTGGACATCAAGAGTTTTTGCCACCATATCTCGAAGAGTAATGCAGGACTGACGGCAGTCCCTGGATGCCTTTCAAGAGATGCCTTTGACGGACCAGCCTCTCCTCGATCCCGTCCACTACCGAAACGGCATGGCGCGGTACGCTGGCCATGTCCAGGTTGTGACGACGGAATTCGAAGGCGTCCGGCGCGGCGTGACGGTGACGGCAGCGTGTTCGGTCTCGGACAATCCGCCGACCGTGCTCGTCTGCCTGAACGGCAGCAACGTCAGCAATGCCATCTTCGAGAAGAGTGGCATCTTTGCTTTGAATTCGCTGGCGGCGCATCATCAGTCGCTGGCGACGGCATTTGCGGGCTTGAGCGGCGTTCCGGCGGACGAGCGATTCGCGCTCGGAGATTGGAAGACACTGATGACCGGAGCCCCGGTTCTTGCCGATGCCGTCGTCAGCTTCGATTGCCGGTTGACCGACATCAAGCGGGTTTCGACCCATTTTGTCATGTTCGGCGAAGTGAGGGCCATGCATTTCGGCGAGGCGAACCCCTCGCTCATCTATCTGGATCGCGGCTTTCGCACATTATAGAACGCCGTTTGAAAGGGTGTAGTCATGCCTGACGGAACAAAAAGCGCTCTGCCGACCTCGATTGACGAAACGATCGCGCTTTTAGGCGCCGAGGACTATCTTGCCGGGCGCTCGCTCGGCACGGTGATTTTCCTGGCGCTGAAAATGAAACGCCCGCTTTTCCTCGAAGGCGAAGCCGGGGTCGGCAAGACCGAGATCGCCAAGACGCTGGCCAAGGCCTTGAACCGGCCGCTGATCCGGCTGCAGTGTTACGAAGGCCTCGATATCTCCTCGGCAGTCTACGAATGGAACTATCCGGCCCAGATGCTGGATATCCGGCTTTCGGAGGCATCGGGCGTCAAGGATCGCTCGCGCATCGAGGCGGATCTGTTTTCCGAACGCCACCTGATCCGCCGGCCGGTGCTGCAGGCGCTTGGCCAGCCGGGTGGTCCGGCGCCGGTCTTCCTGATCGACGAGCTCGACCGTACCGACGAAGCCTTCGAAGCCTTCCTCCTGGAAGTGCTGTCCGACTTCCAGGTGACGATCCCCGAGCTGGGCACGATCAAGGCCGAGGAACCGCCGATCGTCATCATCACCACCAACCGCACCCGCGAGATCCATGACGCGCTGAAGCGGCGCTGCCTGTATCACTGGGTCGATTATCCGGATGCGGCACAGGAACTGGAGATCATCCGCCGCAAGGTGCCGCAATGCTCGGAAACCCTGTCGCGGCAGGTGGTCGCCTATGTGCAGAAGCTGCGAACGGTGGACCTCTTCAAGAACCCCGGCGTCGCCGAAACCATCGACTGGGCGACGGCGCTGACCGAGCTCGACCGGATTGCGCTTGATCCGGAAACGATCGCCGATACGCTCGGCACGCTCTTGAAATATCAGGACGATATCGCCCGCATCAAAGGCGGAGAAGGCGAACGGGTGCTTTCCGAAGTGAAGGCCGAATTTCTGGCAGCAGGGTAGGGATCATGGTGGCTGGTTTCAGCGAAGACGGAATGATCGCGCCCCCGGTTCAGGCCGGTGCTGGAGGCTTTGGCGCGGGGAGGCCCGGCGATGGGCGGCTTGCAGACAACCTCGTCTATTTCTCCCGCGTCCTGCGGCGCGCCGGGCTGAAGACCGGGCCGGCCGCTGCCGCCGACGCGATTGCCGCGGTCGACGCGATCGGCATCGGTTCGCGCGAAGAGTTCCATGCGGCGCTGTCGGCCGTTTTTGTCAAGCGCCATGAGGACCAGCCGGTGTTTGACGAGGCGTTTCGCCTGTTCTGGCGCTCCCGCGATCTGGTCGGCAAGATGATCGCGATGATGTCGCCGAAGGCTGCCGATAATCGCGAAAGGGAAAAGCAGAAGGCCGGTGCGACACGCGTCAGCGAGGCGCTGACCGCCGACCAGCCGGAGACCCCGAACCGCAAGAAACCGCCGGAGATCGAAGTCGACTCCCGCTTCACGACCTCTGCCGGCGAAATCCTCAAGCGCATGGATTTCGCCCAGATGAGCGCGGCCGAACTGGCGGAAGCCCGGCGTGAACTGGTCAAGCTCGCTCTGCCGCTGGACAAGGTGGCGACACGCCGATTCCGGTCGTTCAATCATCCGCCCAGGATCGACCCGCGCGCCACCATGCGCCAGGCGATGAAGAGCGGCGGCGATCTTATTCTGCCGCGGTTTCGCGAGCGCAAGACCGCGCCGCCACCACTCGTGGTGCTTGCCGATATTTCCGGCTCGATGAGCCAGTACACCCGGATCTTTCTGCATTTTCTGCATGCGCTGACGGAAAAGCGCACCCGGGTGCATACCTTCCTGTTCGGCACTCGGCTGACCAACGTCACCCGCCAGATGCGCCGCCGTGATCCGGACGAAGCGCTGGCCGGCTGCACGGACGCGGTGCGCGACTGGTCGGGTGGCACGCGGATCGGTGCGACGCTTGCCGAATTCAACCGGCTCTGGTCGCGCCGCGTGCTGGGGCAGGGCGCTGTCGTGCTGTTGATCACCGACGGCCTCGAGCGGGAGGGTGTCGAGGAGCTGGCGCAGGAAATGGACAGGCTGCACCGGTCCTGCCGCCGTCTGATCTGGTTGAACCCGCTGTTGCGGTTCGATGGTTTCGAGGCACGGGCGCGTGGCGTGCGCGCCATGTTGCCGCATGTGGACGAGTTTCGTGCCGTCCACAATCTGCAATCGCTGGCCGATCTGGCGATTGCATTGTCGGATGACCATACAAAGACCGCGGACCCGCGGCGTTATTTGAACATGAGGAGGGTCGCATGACTGTTTCCGAAATTCTGGACCCGCTGCTGGCCGCCGAGAGCTGGAAGCAGGCCGGCCGTGACGTGGCGATCGCAACGGTGATCGAGACCTGGGGCTCCGCGCCACGCCCGACAGGCAGCCATCTCGTCATCGATGGCGAGGGTAATTTCGAAGGCTCCGTCTCCGGCGGCTGCGTCGAAGGCGCTGTTATCACGGAGGCGCTTGACGTCATCGAGAGCGGCGCCCCGAAAATGCTGGAGTTCGGCGTTGCCGACGAGACCGCATGGCGGGTCGGCCTGTCCTGCGGCGGCCGGATCCGCGTCTATGTGGAAAGGCTCGGCTGATGCAGCTCGAAGCACTGACGAAGCTCAACGCCGCCCGGCGTTCGCGCAGGGCTGCCGTGGTTGTAACCGACCTCGCCGGCGACCACGTGCAGGTCATCCTGGAGGGCGAACCCGTATTCGGTTTGCTCGGGGAGGAAACCGCAAAAGTGTTTCGCAGCGGCAAGGCGGGGACGGTCGAGGTCGAAGGCCGGTCGCTGTTCCTCAACGTGCACCTGCCGCCGCCGCGCATCGTGGTGATCGGCGCCGTGCATATCAGCCAGGCGCTCGCCCGGCTGGCCCCGGTCGCCGGATATGACCTGACGATCATCGATCCGCGGACGGCTTTTGCGACCGAGGAACGTTTCGAGGGGGTCGATCTGATCGCCGACTGGCCGGAAGACGTGTTGAAGGACCGCCCGCTCGACGCCTATACGGCACTGGCGGCCGTTACCCATGATCCGAAGATCGATGATTTCCCGCTCTCCGAAGCGCTGCGGGTTGGGTGCTTTTACGTCGGCGCGCTCGGCAGCCGGAAAACCCATGCGAAGCGGGTGGAGCGGCTGAAGGAAATGGGCCGCAGCGACAACGAGATCAGCCGCATCGCCGCGCCGATCGGCCTCGACATAGGGGCCGCGAGCCCAGCCGAGATCGCACTCGCCACGCTTGCCCAGATCGTCCAGGCGTTCCGCCGACGTGATCTCATCACTGCTGGGTGACGCCATGAGATACGGGACGTTCGAACTCGACGAGGCGGAAGGCGTAGTGCTTGCGCACAGTATCAGACTGCCGGCCGGCCGCATCTCGAAAGGGCACATGCTGTCGCGGGAGGACATCGCCCGGCTTTCGGTAGAAGGCATCAGATCCGTCGTCGCGGTGCAGCTCGATCCGGGCGACATGCTGGAGGACGACGCGGCCCAGGCGATTGCAGATGCGATTGCGCCGGATAATCTCCGTTTCTCAGAGGCGACCACGGGTCGCGTCAACATCTATGCCAAGGTGGATGGCCTTTTTGTCGCCGACAAGAGGGTGATCGACGCACTGAACCGCATCGATCCGGCAATCACGCTTGCTTGTCTTGCCGACCATGTAGCGGTGCGTGCCGGCGACATGGCGGCGACCGTCAAGATCATCCCGCTCGCTGTCGGCGGCGCGAAAGTCGCTGAAGCCGTGGCGCTGCTGGCAGAATCGGTCGCCTTCGAGGTGAAAGCCTTCAGTCCCCGCGCGGTGACCCTGGTCGCGACCGAGCTTCCTTCGCTGAAAGTATCGGTCATGGATCGCACCGCCAAGCTGCTGGAGCAGAGGCTTGCGCCATCTGGTAGCCGGCTAATAAAAGAGATCCGCATTCCCCATTCCGCCGAACGCCTTACCGAGGTTCTTCAGCAGCTTCGGCCGGGGGAAACTAATGAGCCGGCTATGATTATCGTCTTCGGAGCCTCGGCTGTGGCCGATCGCGACGACGTCATTCCCGCCGCCATCCGCCGCGCGGGCGGAGAGGTCGATCAGGTCGGCATGCCCGTCGACCCCGGCAATCTCTTGGTTCTCGGGCGGATCGGCAATGTCCCGGTGCTGGGTGCGCCGGGTTGTGCGCGTTCGCCGAAGGAAAACGGTTTCGACTGGGTCCTGAACCGGCTGATGGCCGGTGAGACGCCCACTTCCTTCGATATCACCGGCATGGGCGTCGGGGGGCTGCTGATGGAAATTCCGACCCGGCCCCGCCCGCGCGATGCGGCGCCGGAAAAGGCGGCGGCACTGTCGGTCGGTGCCTTGATGCTCGCTGCCGGCCAGGCGCGGCGCATGGGCAAGGACGGGCCGCACAAGCTGCTTGCCGAATTCGAGGGCATTCCACTCGTCCGCCGCACCGCTGGCATGCTGCTGTCGTCGCAGGCCTCGCCCGTCGTCGCCGTAACCGGTCATCGGCGCGACGAGATCGAGATAGCGCTGTCCGGCCTCGACATCGGTTCTCACTTCAATCCGGACTATGCCTCCGGCATGGCAAGCTCGCTGGTTGCCGGTTTCTCAAGTTCGGAACTGGCGCAGAAAGACGGCATTCTGGTCATGCTGGCCGACATGCCGGGCGTCACGACGGAGCATCTGAACATGCTGATCGCCGCCTTCCGGCAGGCCGGCGGCGGGGTCGTGGTCCGTTCGGTCTCGGACGGAAAACGCGGCAACCCGATCATTCTGCCGCGGATCGCTTTCGATGCCGTGTTGAGGCTGGAAGGCGATGTCGGAGCTCGGGGGATCATCGAAAACTCCGGACTTTCGGTGATCGACGTGGATATAGGTCCCGCCGCGCATCTGGACGTCGATACGCCGGAGGCGGTGACGGCCGCCGGCGGGATTTTGAAAAGGTAGGCGAATGGACAATTCCGACATCGAGGAAATGTTTGAGGGGCTCGGCCCGGTCTCGATCCGCCGCATGTTCGGCGGCAAGGGCATCTATCACGATGGATTGATCGTCGCGATCGACCTGCGCGGCGAGATCATGCTGAAGGCCGATGCGGTGAGCTCACCGGAGTTCGAAGGCGCTGGTGCCAGGCAATGGTTTTATGAGGGAAAGAAGGGCAAAACCGTGCTGATGCCCTATTGGACCGTGCCGGAAGAAGCCTTCGACGATCCCGACGAGATGCGCAAATGGGTGCGGTTGGCTTTCGAGGCCGCGGTGCGCGCCAACGCCAAATCCTGAACTTCGATCCTGAGTGCTAGATTTCGCATCTTGCTCGACAGGGTGCGAAGCGCATACCGTCCACCGCATAGTGAGGGACGTCGGCCGCCGAATCTCTCGGTAAGCTTGCATCCGGAAATTCTGTCAAAATGATTTCATCAAGTCGACCGCTTCGGTTCTCCGGAGCGGTTTTCGTTTGCACTCATTTTGGGAGATATGAAAAGGCCCTGGCAGAAAAGGCCGAAAGCGGCTGAGGCGGGTTATGAGGATCGAACCAGCCGATGTCCGACAATTTATCTGGCTCCGTGAGCGAAGGCTCACCCGCAAAATCGCGGGTTATGTAGATCAGCGAGACCCAGTGTTGCCCATCGGCCTCGATGATCTCTTCGGCCGTACAAAGAAGCTCAACCCTGCCGATTTTCAGGCCGGTCTCTTCTTCCGCCTCGCGGCGGGCGGCTTGCGAGGAAGGCTCCATCGGATCGACCTTGCCGCCGACAATGTTCCAGAAGCCCGCTTCCGGCGCCTTCAGGCGACGGCAAAGCAGAACCTTGCCGTCGTCGCGCAGGATCACAAGCCCGGCGCCGACGCCCGGGAAATCAATGCCGGGTCTGGGCACGGAAGTTTTAAGCCTTGCCGCCGTTTGCAACGATCAGCATGAAGGCCGGAATATCGTCGCCGAAGCCGACCGGGGTCGGGCCATCGTCATGATCGCGATGGTAGCGCTGGCGACGCTCGCGATTGTCGTCATTTGCGGGTGCCGGTGCAGGTGTCGGCCGTGAGTTGCGGTTGCCACCATTGTTCTGCGGCTTCCTGTCTGCCTTGCGCTCCGGTTTCACGTTTTCCACCCTAGCTTCCACAAATGCCTCTTCGACTGCTTCTATCTGATTATCTTGAATCTTCGTGTCAGCCTTGTGACTCGAATCCCCGCGCCCAGAATCAGCACGTCCCGAATCGCTTCGTCTGCCGCGGCCGCGCTCCTTATCACGATCCCGGCCCTTGCGGCCACCGTGTTCGCTCTCATGGCTTTCCATCGGCGCAGGAAGTGCCGAAATGTCGCCGTTCAGCCATTCGATCTTCTCATTGATGAGGTTCTCGATGGCGGCGAGATATTTGGTGTCGGAGCGAGTGACGAGGGTGAAGGCGCGGCCCGAACGGCCGGCTCGTCCTGTCCGGCCGATGCGGTGGACATAGTCCTCCGCATGGATCGGTACGTCGAAGTTGAAGACATGGCCGACGTCCGGCAAGTCGAGGCCACGTGCGGCAACGTCGGAAGCGACCAGAAGCTGGATATTGCCGTCGCGGAAATTCTGCAGCATCGTCGTGCGGGAACGCTGGTCCATGTCGCCATGCAGAGCGCCGACCGAGAAGCCATGCCGCTCGAGCGAACGGAAAAGGTCCGCCACATCGACCTTGCGATTGCAGAAGATGATCGCGTTCTTGAGATCGTCCTGCGCCTTGATGAGCTCGCGCAGCACGGCGCGCTTCTCGTAATCCTTGTTGTGCGAAGCGACGAGGCGCTGCGTCACGGTCTTGGCGGTCGTGGAAGGCTTGGCCACCTCGATCCGTTCCGGGTTCTGCAGGAAGCGGTCGGCGAGCTTCTGGATTTCCGGCGGCATGGTGGCCGAGAAGAACAGCGTCTGCCGGGTGAAGGGGATCATCTTGGCGATCCGCTCGATATCCGGGATGAAGCCCATGTCGAGCATGCGGTCGGCCTCGTCGATGACAAGGATCTCGACGCCGGTCATCAAAAGCTTGCCGCGCTCGCAGTGGTCGAGCAGACGGCCGGGGGTGCAGATCAGCACGTCGGCGCCGCGTTCCAGCTTGCGGTCCTGGTCGTCGAAGGACACGCCGCCGATCAGCAGCGCGACGTTGAGCTTGTGGTTCTTGCCGTATTTTTCAAAATTTTCGGCGACCTGGGCGGCGAGTTCGCGGGTCGGCTCGAGGATCAGTGTCCGTGGCATGCGAGCGCGAGCGCGGCCCTTTTCCAGAAGCGTCAGCATCGGGAGAACGAAGGAGGCCGTCTTGCCCGTGCCGGTCTGTGCGATGCCGCAGATATCGCGGCGCTGCAGCGCGTGCGGGATTGCCCCTTCCTGGATCGGCGTGGGGATCGTGTAACCCGCGTCTGTGACAGCGGAGAGGACTTTCTGGCTCAGGCCAAGATCAGCAAATGTGGTCAAAGGGAATTCTGTTTCCGTTCCGGTTCTATACGAACACTTATGGGAGTCGGCGCATGCTGGCCGGCAACTGGCCGCGACATAGGACCAAAATGTCCAAAAGTCAAGGAATGCAGGGCGATTGGCGATAGGATTGGTGAATGAAAACGCTCGCTGAGCAAGCCGGCTACCGTTTATATAGGCAAACAATTGCCTTCTGCCTAGGCGCGTCCCTCAATTGAGGTAGGTGGTGAGCTTCATGCCGGCATTGAGGAAGTGCACTGGGTCGATCGGATTGCCGTCTCGGCGGACCTCGTAATGGACATGCGGACCGGTGGAACGGCCGGTCGAGCCTGCCCTGCCGATCACCTCTCCGGCGGCGATCTCGTCGCCTTCCTTCACCAAGATTTTCGACATATGGCCGTAGCGGGTGGTGATTCCCTGGCCATGGTCGATCTCGACCATGTTGCCGTAACCGCTGGCAGCACCCGCCGAGATTACCTTGCCGGAGCCGGTGCTTTTTACGTCGTCGCCGGTGGAGGCCTGGAAGTCGATGCCTGCATGCAACGCCATCCGGCCGAGGAAAGGATCGATGCGGTTGCCGTAGCGGCTGGTGACCGGGCGGCCGGGGGCGGGATTGCCGAAGGGCAGGTCGCGCGCCGTCTCGCGCACGCTTTCCAGCCGGCTGAGCGCCGCATCGAGCTCGTCGAGCGAGGCATCGAAGGCGCCGATATTGGTCTGCGGTGCGACATAGGGGCCGCCAACGCCGTCCGTGGCATCTTCAGCACCGTTGTCTGCGGATGCCACTTCGACGCCGGTCCGCTTCAGGATCGCGGCGATCGCGTCTGCTGTTTCCGAAGCGCCGGTCGTCAGATCGGCGATCTTGGCAAGCTGCTCCTTCTCGATGTTCTTCAGCGACAGCGTCACCTTGGAGAAAACCCGGTCGGCGCGGTCGGCAATGTTTTCACGCAAAGGCGCATAACCGAGCGCAGTTGGCGTCTGGAGCGGGGTGGCGGAAGTCTTGCCGGAGAGCAGCTTCTCGATCGCCTGGACGCCGCCGCTACCACCGGAAAGCGAAGCCTGGCGTTCCTGGGCCGGCGGCTGGAGCATGGCCGGCGTCGGTGGCTCCGGTGTCGTGAGGCCGGATTCCTCGGCGCGGTTCAGAAGAGAACCCAGCTTGCCGTGGCGCGAAAAGAGGGCGTTCTGCTGTTCCAGCAGCTTCTCGACCTTCTGCTCGACCACCTGCTGGTCGAGGAGCTGGCGCGAGGTGATCCGGTCGAGCTGGGCGCGCAGCGCCGCGATCCGGTCTTCGTAATCGTATTGCATGCGGGCCTGGCGCGCCATGGTCGCGCCGATCAGGTCGTCACGGATCACCAGATAGGAGGTGGCGCCAAGATAGCCGATTGCGAAAATGCCGAGAAAACAGAAGGTCAATGCGGCCATCCAGGGCCGGATGGTCATGTGGCGGATCTTCTCACCGCTGGCGAAAATGAGAACGTGCTGAGGCGCCCGTTTCCCAAACACCCGGCTTTCGGTTCCCTTCGCCACGCGGATCTCCCGGAGATGCGACTCGTCCGGCCGCTGTTCTCATTGTCGGGATTACACATGGATATGGTTAACGAACGCTTTAATCGGGGCGTTCAGGCGTAGCTGGTGGAGGTCAGCGACCTGTAGAATGACGGCGTCAGGCCCGCCTCGGCCCGGGCGATATCGTTGAACGGCGCTTTCAGCGATCCGCGGAAATTGGCGCGCACCAGCTGCTGGAACGTCGCTGCCGGATCCTTGCGCTCGCGGGCGCAGAGAAAGCGGAACCATTTTGCGCCGATCGCCACGTGGCCCTTCTCATCGTTGTAGATGACGTCGAGGATGGCCGCGCTTTCGAGATCGCCGGTCTCGCGCATCTTCGCCTGCAGGGATGGGGTCACGTCGAGACCGCGCGCCTCAAGAATGAGCGGCACGACGGCAAGGCGGGCAGTGAGGTCGTTGCGCGTGGAATGGGCCGCCTGCCACAGCCCGTCATGGGCTGGCATGTCGCCATAGTCGGCACCCATCTCGTTCAGCCGGCCCCGCACCATGCGAAAGTGTTTCGCCTCTTCGAAAGCCACCTGCATCC
This region includes:
- a CDS encoding vWA domain-containing protein, giving the protein MIAPPVQAGAGGFGAGRPGDGRLADNLVYFSRVLRRAGLKTGPAAAADAIAAVDAIGIGSREEFHAALSAVFVKRHEDQPVFDEAFRLFWRSRDLVGKMIAMMSPKAADNREREKQKAGATRVSEALTADQPETPNRKKPPEIEVDSRFTTSAGEILKRMDFAQMSAAELAEARRELVKLALPLDKVATRRFRSFNHPPRIDPRATMRQAMKSGGDLILPRFRERKTAPPPLVVLADISGSMSQYTRIFLHFLHALTEKRTRVHTFLFGTRLTNVTRQMRRRDPDEALAGCTDAVRDWSGGTRIGATLAEFNRLWSRRVLGQGAVVLLITDGLEREGVEELAQEMDRLHRSCRRLIWLNPLLRFDGFEARARGVRAMLPHVDEFRAVHNLQSLADLAIALSDDHTKTADPRRYLNMRRVA
- a CDS encoding XdhC family protein translates to MTVSEILDPLLAAESWKQAGRDVAIATVIETWGSAPRPTGSHLVIDGEGNFEGSVSGGCVEGAVITEALDVIESGAPKMLEFGVADETAWRVGLSCGGRIRVYVERLG
- a CDS encoding XdhC family protein; its protein translation is MQLEALTKLNAARRSRRAAVVVTDLAGDHVQVILEGEPVFGLLGEETAKVFRSGKAGTVEVEGRSLFLNVHLPPPRIVVIGAVHISQALARLAPVAGYDLTIIDPRTAFATEERFEGVDLIADWPEDVLKDRPLDAYTALAAVTHDPKIDDFPLSEALRVGCFYVGALGSRKTHAKRVERLKEMGRSDNEISRIAAPIGLDIGAASPAEIALATLAQIVQAFRRRDLITAG
- a CDS encoding NTP transferase domain-containing protein — its product is MRYGTFELDEAEGVVLAHSIRLPAGRISKGHMLSREDIARLSVEGIRSVVAVQLDPGDMLEDDAAQAIADAIAPDNLRFSEATTGRVNIYAKVDGLFVADKRVIDALNRIDPAITLACLADHVAVRAGDMAATVKIIPLAVGGAKVAEAVALLAESVAFEVKAFSPRAVTLVATELPSLKVSVMDRTAKLLEQRLAPSGSRLIKEIRIPHSAERLTEVLQQLRPGETNEPAMIIVFGASAVADRDDVIPAAIRRAGGEVDQVGMPVDPGNLLVLGRIGNVPVLGAPGCARSPKENGFDWVLNRLMAGETPTSFDITGMGVGGLLMEIPTRPRPRDAAPEKAAALSVGALMLAAGQARRMGKDGPHKLLAEFEGIPLVRRTAGMLLSSQASPVVAVTGHRRDEIEIALSGLDIGSHFNPDYASGMASSLVAGFSSSELAQKDGILVMLADMPGVTTEHLNMLIAAFRQAGGGVVVRSVSDGKRGNPIILPRIAFDAVLRLEGDVGARGIIENSGLSVIDVDIGPAAHLDVDTPEAVTAAGGILKR
- a CDS encoding TfoX/Sxy family protein, giving the protein MDNSDIEEMFEGLGPVSIRRMFGGKGIYHDGLIVAIDLRGEIMLKADAVSSPEFEGAGARQWFYEGKKGKTVLMPYWTVPEEAFDDPDEMRKWVRLAFEAAVRANAKS
- a CDS encoding NUDIX domain-containing protein yields the protein MPRPGIDFPGVGAGLVILRDDGKVLLCRRLKAPEAGFWNIVGGKVDPMEPSSQAARREAEEETGLKIGRVELLCTAEEIIEADGQHWVSLIYITRDFAGEPSLTEPDKLSDIGWFDPHNPPQPLSAFSARAFSYLPK
- a CDS encoding DEAD/DEAH box helicase, whose translation is MTTFADLGLSQKVLSAVTDAGYTIPTPIQEGAIPHALQRRDICGIAQTGTGKTASFVLPMLTLLEKGRARARMPRTLILEPTRELAAQVAENFEKYGKNHKLNVALLIGGVSFDDQDRKLERGADVLICTPGRLLDHCERGKLLMTGVEILVIDEADRMLDMGFIPDIERIAKMIPFTRQTLFFSATMPPEIQKLADRFLQNPERIEVAKPSTTAKTVTQRLVASHNKDYEKRAVLRELIKAQDDLKNAIIFCNRKVDVADLFRSLERHGFSVGALHGDMDQRSRTTMLQNFRDGNIQLLVASDVAARGLDLPDVGHVFNFDVPIHAEDYVHRIGRTGRAGRSGRAFTLVTRSDTKYLAAIENLINEKIEWLNGDISALPAPMESHESEHGGRKGRDRDKERGRGRRSDSGRADSGRGDSSHKADTKIQDNQIEAVEEAFVEARVENVKPERKADRKPQNNGGNRNSRPTPAPAPANDDNRERRQRYHRDHDDGPTPVGFGDDIPAFMLIVANGGKA